From a region of the Sporosarcina ureilytica genome:
- a CDS encoding M20/M25/M40 family metallo-hydrolase, translating into MKKKILSIALAGALVFSASPATFTPVDAKTPVVVNNGKSDSAHDRKVVARVDAERAIEHIKYLSETIGPRVGGLESEKEAADYVASQLKSYGYDVEYQYFPVADQYIADVTFADGTSWQLGAAPNGKISKEAVTAEVVYVEGGTEAGDFSEDVEGKIVLLTRANSTSDYRLQVDHAVNAGASGVILQSVVGGRGNYGSTFNPSLTKQYDVPVYGAAYIQGLWLQEQLEEGPVELQLTATHYSDLESVNVIGTKKAKNKKSNNKEVILSAHMDSVVGAPGANDNASGTGLMLELARVFKGYNTDKDLKFIAFGSEERGLLGSRYYVDQLTQAERDNIEAVFNPDMVATNYEAATHLYAMTVDGIENIVTESATAAGARLGNSDILPGRFGSSDHVPFHNAGIPSALFIWMGIDSWDPLIYHIEKVYHTPQDTIEDNISAERMQSALDIIGVGLFDVVRKDVPGLKR; encoded by the coding sequence ATGAAGAAAAAAATATTATCGATTGCACTAGCGGGAGCACTTGTATTCAGTGCATCACCGGCAACGTTTACGCCTGTTGACGCGAAAACGCCAGTTGTTGTAAACAATGGTAAATCTGATTCCGCACATGACCGAAAAGTTGTTGCAAGGGTGGACGCGGAAAGAGCGATTGAGCATATTAAATATTTGTCAGAAACAATTGGCCCGCGAGTTGGCGGACTGGAGTCAGAAAAGGAAGCAGCCGATTACGTAGCATCTCAGCTGAAAAGTTACGGATATGACGTTGAGTACCAGTACTTTCCAGTCGCAGATCAATACATTGCAGATGTAACATTTGCGGACGGTACGTCTTGGCAACTAGGCGCTGCGCCGAATGGGAAAATAAGTAAGGAAGCAGTTACTGCAGAAGTTGTTTACGTAGAAGGGGGAACCGAGGCAGGAGATTTCTCTGAAGACGTTGAAGGAAAAATCGTTTTATTAACCCGTGCAAATTCGACCTCAGATTATCGTTTACAAGTGGACCACGCAGTGAATGCTGGAGCGTCTGGTGTTATTTTACAAAGCGTTGTAGGTGGTAGAGGAAACTATGGATCTACATTTAACCCAAGCTTAACCAAGCAATATGATGTGCCAGTTTACGGCGCTGCTTATATTCAAGGCCTATGGCTACAAGAGCAGTTAGAAGAAGGACCTGTTGAGCTTCAATTAACAGCAACGCATTACTCGGATTTAGAATCGGTAAACGTAATCGGAACGAAAAAGGCAAAAAATAAAAAGAGTAATAACAAGGAAGTCATTTTGAGTGCACATATGGACAGCGTTGTTGGTGCGCCGGGTGCAAATGACAATGCTTCCGGAACGGGACTTATGCTTGAATTAGCACGTGTCTTTAAAGGTTATAACACGGATAAAGATTTAAAGTTCATCGCTTTCGGATCGGAGGAACGTGGACTGTTGGGCTCACGCTATTATGTTGACCAATTGACGCAAGCGGAGCGGGACAATATCGAAGCTGTCTTTAATCCGGACATGGTGGCGACGAATTACGAAGCTGCAACGCATCTTTACGCGATGACAGTCGACGGTATTGAAAATATCGTAACTGAATCAGCGACGGCGGCGGGTGCCCGTCTTGGAAACTCTGATATATTACCAGGCAGATTTGGGTCAAGTGACCACGTGCCATTCCATAATGCAGGTATTCCTTCTGCATTGTTCATTTGGATGGGCATTGACAGCTGGGATCCATTAATTTACCATATCGAAAAAGTGTATCACACACCTCAAGACACGATTGAGGACAATATTTCTGCAGAACGTATGCAATCAGCTCTAGACATTATCGGTGTAGGATTGTTTGATGTTGTTAGAAAAGATGTTCCAGGGCTTAAAAGATAA
- a CDS encoding cbb3-type cytochrome c oxidase subunit I gives MKEQKQETKRTLKEKASQALGVSEADAKLSKSYMSVAFLALLIGGFLGLLQGLERAGLIQMPSWFTYYQVLTAHGLLLVLVLTAFFAIGYFYAGMSHTLGGILPHVRTMAWIGFWLKIVGFVFAVIPVVMNDATVMFTFYPPMAASPLFYIGLALIVIGVWICAFGAFINVATWRKQNPAKHIPMLAFFATGVFVLLFFGSIGVTIEVIMLIFWSAGVMETINVMLSRTLFWSFGHTLVNIWYLTAVSAWYVIVPKIIGGKRFSDTLTRVVVAMLVITNIPGGFHHQIVDPAMGPALKYMHVFMSLSIAFPSLMTAFAMFYVFERTGRAKGGKGLFGWLKKLPWKDVRFLAPFIAMVAFIPAGAGGIAQTTNQLNQVVHNTMWVVGHFHLTVGTSVALTFFGISYWLIPYLSKRVLTPAMNKVGVIQTIIWTVGMLFMAGSMHYVGLLGSPRRTSYTTYGDHAVALGWDPYLFLLAIGGTLLIIGVLIQVYAVFHLMFFAPKGQTEFPIAEPEEPEEQTPLWTDRWGVIIALMILVIAIGYVVPLTDLIVNAPPGSPPIRTW, from the coding sequence ATGAAAGAACAAAAACAAGAAACAAAACGCACGCTGAAAGAAAAAGCATCGCAAGCTTTAGGCGTTTCAGAGGCAGATGCGAAATTATCAAAATCGTATATGTCCGTTGCATTTCTAGCACTGCTGATAGGTGGTTTTCTAGGATTATTACAAGGTTTAGAACGTGCTGGGCTCATTCAAATGCCCTCTTGGTTTACCTATTACCAAGTTCTTACAGCACACGGACTTTTATTAGTCCTCGTCTTAACTGCATTTTTTGCAATCGGCTATTTCTACGCAGGGATGTCCCATACGTTAGGTGGGATTCTGCCTCACGTTAGAACAATGGCATGGATTGGATTTTGGCTTAAAATTGTTGGATTTGTCTTTGCTGTCATTCCAGTAGTGATGAACGATGCAACGGTAATGTTTACCTTTTATCCGCCAATGGCTGCATCCCCACTCTTTTATATCGGGTTGGCCTTAATTGTTATCGGCGTTTGGATTTGTGCATTTGGCGCGTTTATAAACGTTGCAACTTGGAGAAAACAAAACCCTGCAAAGCACATTCCAATGTTAGCATTCTTTGCAACTGGCGTTTTCGTTCTATTATTCTTTGGAAGTATCGGCGTTACAATCGAAGTGATCATGCTTATCTTTTGGTCAGCGGGCGTGATGGAAACGATTAACGTTATGCTGAGTCGTACGCTATTTTGGTCTTTCGGTCATACACTCGTGAACATTTGGTACCTAACGGCGGTTTCAGCATGGTATGTCATTGTCCCAAAAATCATTGGCGGAAAACGATTTAGTGATACGTTAACGCGGGTCGTTGTGGCGATGCTTGTCATTACAAACATCCCAGGTGGATTCCACCACCAAATCGTTGACCCTGCGATGGGCCCGGCTTTGAAATATATGCATGTGTTTATGAGTCTATCAATTGCCTTCCCATCTCTAATGACCGCATTTGCGATGTTTTATGTATTTGAACGTACGGGTAGAGCTAAAGGTGGAAAAGGATTATTCGGTTGGCTTAAAAAATTGCCGTGGAAAGATGTGCGTTTCTTAGCACCTTTCATTGCGATGGTGGCGTTTATTCCAGCAGGCGCTGGCGGAATTGCACAAACAACAAACCAATTGAACCAAGTCGTGCATAATACGATGTGGGTCGTGGGTCACTTCCACTTAACTGTCGGAACGTCCGTTGCACTAACATTTTTCGGCATTAGTTATTGGCTCATTCCTTATTTATCCAAACGTGTGTTAACGCCGGCTATGAATAAAGTCGGCGTCATTCAAACAATTATTTGGACGGTCGGCATGCTATTCATGGCTGGTTCTATGCACTATGTCGGATTACTAGGTTCACCGCGTCGTACATCTTATACAACGTACGGTGACCATGCCGTTGCATTAGGTTGGGACCCTTACCTGTTTCTACTTGCGATTGGCGGAACGCTCTTAATTATCGGCGTTCTCATCCAAGTATACGCAGTCTTCCATCTTATGTTCTTTGCACCAAAAGGACAAACGGAATTCCCAATTGCTGAACCTGAAGAACCAGAAGAACAAACGCCGCTTTGGACAGATCGTTGGGGTGTCATAATTGCACTCATGATTCTCGTTATTGCAATCGGTTATGTCGTACCCCTAACAGATTTAATCGTCAATGCACCTCCAGGTTCTCCACCAATTCGAACTTGGTAA
- a CDS encoding cytochrome c oxidase subunit II, with the protein MKIHRYEKIWLTLSFGVILIFMLIIGVQAFAFEHAPPSHKEIIDPQKVDVTAPFDNPGVFQTGENEYEVVMTLQAFGFTPHEVEVPAGAKVTFTLTSKDVIHGFQIAQTNVNAMVVPGHIQKVTQTFSKPGEYLVLCNEYCGIGHEMMAMTITVK; encoded by the coding sequence ATGAAAATCCATCGTTATGAAAAGATTTGGCTCACCCTTAGCTTCGGTGTCATTTTAATTTTCATGTTAATTATCGGTGTTCAAGCTTTTGCATTTGAACATGCGCCGCCAAGTCACAAAGAAATCATCGATCCACAAAAAGTTGATGTAACTGCACCTTTTGACAATCCAGGCGTTTTTCAAACGGGTGAAAATGAATATGAAGTCGTCATGACCTTACAAGCATTCGGTTTTACACCGCATGAAGTTGAAGTGCCAGCTGGTGCAAAAGTGACATTCACCTTAACTTCTAAAGACGTGATTCATGGTTTTCAAATTGCACAAACGAATGTGAACGCAATGGTTGTGCCAGGGCATATCCAAAAAGTTACCCAAACATTTAGTAAGCCTGGAGAATATTTAGTTCTTTGTAATGAATATTGCGGAATTGGGCACGAAATGATGGCTATGACCATTACGGTTAAATAA
- a CDS encoding Crp/Fnr family transcriptional regulator — protein sequence MEELKRLAKNVTLFKDLSDEELEPFLTIMRRREFPDKQIIFMHDTPITDIYIVASGKVKVFRNDLSGKEQIICIKQLGDLFPNVGFFRKENYPAYAQAMEDTVMYAISLQEFEEVLLLNPHTSIKLFRLLGDLIIDSQQRLEEMALRSTNDRILLLLLRLSESHGTRQPDGWLKLNTKFTNSDLANMIGTTRESVNRMISRLRKEDKVKIVEGNYYIYPDKIQNEIAEA from the coding sequence CGCCTAGCAAAAAACGTCACGCTATTTAAAGATTTATCTGATGAAGAACTCGAACCCTTTTTAACTATCATGCGAAGAAGAGAGTTTCCTGATAAACAAATAATTTTTATGCACGATACACCGATTACCGATATTTATATCGTCGCTTCCGGTAAAGTAAAAGTGTTCAGAAATGACTTATCTGGGAAAGAACAAATTATTTGCATCAAGCAATTAGGGGATCTATTTCCGAACGTTGGATTTTTCCGTAAAGAGAATTATCCCGCCTACGCTCAAGCGATGGAAGACACTGTAATGTACGCAATTTCCCTACAAGAGTTTGAAGAAGTTCTTTTATTAAATCCCCATACTTCCATTAAATTATTTCGTTTGTTAGGGGATCTAATTATTGATTCGCAACAGAGGCTTGAAGAAATGGCATTACGAAGTACGAACGATCGTATTCTGTTACTACTTTTACGATTAAGCGAATCACATGGCACCCGACAACCGGATGGGTGGCTTAAATTAAATACAAAATTTACAAATTCAGATTTAGCCAATATGATTGGCACGACAAGAGAATCCGTCAACCGGATGATTTCTCGATTGCGTAAAGAAGATAAAGTAAAGATTGTTGAAGGCAATTATTATATTTATCCTGATAAAATTCAAAATGAAATCGCTGAAGCATGA